From a single Streptomyces sp. 1331.2 genomic region:
- a CDS encoding aldo/keto reductase produces MTHPVLPAVELGTGGPLVGVQGLGCMGMSEFYGPTDSDEAVATLDAALEAGVTLFDTADAYGLGRNEEFIGPFVRANRDKVVLATKFALVRKEEDPGYRGISNDPAYIRAAVDASLRRLGVDEIDLYYMHRRDPAVPLADSVGAMAELVAAGKVRHLGLSEVTGAELREAHAIHPIAALQSEWSVFARDVERSAVPAAAELGVTFVPYSPLGRGFLTGSFQDADRLGADDVRRTQPRFTGDNAVANAELLAPLREIAAARGVSLAQVALAWVHQQAEVHGLTVVPIPGTRKRSRLAENTAAATLRLTAEELALLEPVSGQVRGGRYADMAFTSVGRE; encoded by the coding sequence GTTCTACGGCCCGACCGACTCCGACGAGGCCGTCGCCACCCTGGACGCCGCCCTGGAGGCCGGTGTCACCCTGTTCGACACCGCTGACGCCTACGGCTTGGGCCGCAACGAGGAGTTCATCGGCCCCTTCGTCCGGGCCAACCGGGACAAGGTGGTGCTCGCCACCAAGTTCGCGCTCGTCCGCAAGGAGGAGGACCCGGGCTACCGGGGCATCAGCAACGACCCGGCGTACATCCGGGCCGCCGTCGACGCCTCGCTGCGCCGGCTCGGCGTGGACGAGATCGACCTCTACTACATGCACCGCCGCGACCCGGCCGTGCCGCTGGCCGACTCGGTCGGCGCCATGGCCGAGTTGGTCGCGGCCGGCAAGGTGCGCCACCTCGGGCTGTCCGAGGTGACCGGGGCCGAGCTGCGCGAGGCGCACGCCATCCACCCGATCGCCGCGCTGCAGTCCGAGTGGTCGGTGTTCGCCCGCGACGTCGAGCGCTCGGCGGTGCCGGCCGCGGCCGAGCTGGGCGTCACCTTCGTGCCGTACTCGCCGCTCGGGCGGGGCTTCCTGACCGGCTCCTTCCAGGACGCCGATCGCCTCGGGGCGGACGACGTGCGTCGGACCCAGCCGCGCTTCACCGGCGACAACGCGGTGGCCAACGCGGAGCTGCTCGCCCCGCTGCGGGAGATCGCGGCGGCGCGCGGGGTGTCGCTCGCCCAGGTCGCGCTGGCCTGGGTGCACCAGCAGGCCGAGGTGCACGGGCTGACCGTCGTGCCGATCCCGGGCACCCGCAAGCGCAGCCGGCTCGCCGAGAACACCGCGGCGGCGACACTGCGGCTCACGGCGGAGGAGCTGGCGCTGCTGGAGCCGGTCTCGGGCCAGGTGCGGGGTGGCCGCTACGCGGACATGGCCTTCACCTCGGTCGGGCGGGAGTAG
- a CDS encoding Dyp-type peroxidase, which translates to MATDLSLRESEEIQGDILAGFKKDNVSILFLKFEDAARARDWLRKLTPQISTTREVATFNEAFSEAKAASGGDDPKSLTATWLGISFTYEGLLMLSGSDPLPTLPQGDTGLKAFKEGAARRAGGLGDTGDNSPENWLFGNGRTQSVHAVLKISADTEKDLQAAVEAQRIAAAECRVVIVYQQNAKTLLGSRRGKEHFGFKDGISEPGVKGFDRPSPSDPEQVDGHPGTRIIPAGEFICGLENDQFSFPKDQYPAWTHNGSFQVVRRLAQDVPGWWSQVAVKLGELRTAKAVPDHATTEWLAARMVGRWRSGAPVCHFPDRDVPNNPTAAKDNAFDFADDPEGLVTPLWSHLRKTEPRAGLQESPDKPPFPAKDLNGRRIIRRGTPYGEPFDPASEGPGGPDDPRGLLFVCYQADLKRQFEFIQASWMDRANFPPNRNSQDTTPPGHANPRPVPGRDPVTQNCTDPDTGEVTPVDYESRDTGGLIRHTPLNFAQFVQTTGSVYAFMPSLSILRGLCEGRLAPVGGQTGQSGTQTGGQTGQIGGQPRPQPVKAYPCDEFVSVPDQYRRAGQSQYWAFHGDRCRLISIADGTAHTDRRVEDDTWLTSWTCLRDVGRVDCVLPVPDQQDPAGKSVYWVFHSTAGRQQYRLVSITCGGGRYTTALERSDRDLTYWGSLSGVGQVDCWLPVPDQQRVGGKSWYWCFHTTGGRQQYRLISIADGTAHTDVRERTDRELSQWGSLNGLNRVDCFLPVPDCQRVGGSSEYWVFSGQNYRRISIADGSGHPDRLVSGDRSCDAWASLS; encoded by the coding sequence ATGGCAACGGACCTGAGTCTGCGCGAGAGCGAAGAGATCCAGGGCGACATCCTCGCCGGCTTCAAGAAGGACAACGTCAGCATCCTCTTCCTCAAGTTCGAGGATGCGGCCAGGGCGCGCGACTGGCTCCGCAAGCTGACCCCGCAGATCTCCACCACCCGCGAAGTCGCCACGTTCAACGAGGCGTTCAGCGAAGCCAAGGCCGCGTCCGGCGGCGACGACCCCAAGTCGCTGACCGCCACCTGGCTCGGCATCAGCTTCACCTACGAGGGCCTGCTGATGCTCTCCGGCTCCGACCCGCTCCCGACGCTCCCGCAGGGTGACACCGGCCTGAAGGCGTTCAAGGAGGGCGCGGCCCGACGGGCCGGCGGGCTCGGCGACACCGGCGACAACTCCCCGGAGAACTGGCTCTTCGGCAACGGCAGGACGCAGTCCGTCCACGCCGTCCTGAAGATCTCCGCGGACACCGAGAAGGACCTGCAGGCGGCCGTCGAGGCCCAGCGGATCGCCGCCGCCGAATGCCGCGTCGTGATCGTCTACCAGCAGAACGCGAAGACCCTCCTGGGCAGCCGCCGCGGCAAGGAGCACTTCGGGTTCAAGGACGGCATCAGCGAGCCCGGCGTCAAGGGGTTCGACCGGCCCAGCCCGAGCGACCCGGAGCAGGTGGACGGCCACCCCGGCACCCGGATCATCCCGGCCGGCGAGTTCATCTGCGGCCTGGAGAACGACCAGTTCAGTTTCCCCAAGGACCAGTACCCGGCCTGGACGCACAACGGCTCCTTCCAGGTCGTCCGCCGGCTCGCCCAGGACGTCCCCGGCTGGTGGTCGCAGGTCGCGGTCAAGCTGGGGGAGCTCCGGACGGCCAAGGCCGTCCCGGACCACGCCACCACCGAGTGGCTGGCCGCTCGCATGGTCGGCCGCTGGCGCTCCGGCGCCCCGGTCTGCCACTTCCCGGACCGGGACGTCCCGAACAACCCGACCGCCGCCAAGGACAACGCCTTCGACTTCGCGGACGACCCGGAGGGCCTGGTCACCCCCCTCTGGTCGCACCTGCGCAAGACCGAGCCGCGCGCCGGCCTGCAGGAGAGCCCGGACAAGCCCCCGTTCCCGGCCAAGGACCTCAACGGCCGGCGGATCATCCGGCGCGGCACCCCGTACGGAGAACCCTTCGACCCGGCCTCCGAGGGCCCGGGCGGCCCCGACGACCCGCGCGGGCTGCTGTTCGTCTGCTACCAGGCGGACCTCAAGCGGCAGTTCGAGTTCATCCAGGCCAGCTGGATGGACCGGGCGAACTTCCCGCCCAACCGCAACTCGCAGGACACCACCCCGCCCGGGCACGCGAACCCCAGGCCCGTCCCCGGCCGGGACCCGGTCACCCAGAACTGCACCGACCCGGACACGGGCGAGGTCACCCCCGTCGACTACGAGAGCCGGGACACCGGCGGCCTGATCCGGCACACCCCGCTGAACTTCGCGCAGTTCGTCCAGACCACCGGCTCGGTGTACGCCTTCATGCCCTCCCTGAGCATCCTGCGCGGCCTCTGCGAGGGCCGGCTCGCCCCGGTCGGCGGGCAGACCGGCCAGAGCGGCACCCAGACCGGCGGCCAGACCGGGCAGATCGGCGGCCAGCCCAGGCCCCAGCCGGTGAAGGCCTACCCCTGCGACGAGTTCGTCTCCGTCCCGGACCAGTACCGCCGCGCCGGACAGAGCCAGTACTGGGCGTTCCACGGCGACCGCTGCCGACTGATCTCGATCGCCGACGGCACCGCCCACACCGACCGCAGGGTCGAGGACGACACCTGGCTGACCAGCTGGACCTGTCTGCGCGACGTCGGCCGGGTCGACTGCGTGCTGCCCGTACCCGACCAGCAGGACCCGGCCGGCAAGAGCGTGTACTGGGTGTTCCACAGCACCGCCGGCCGCCAGCAGTACCGGCTGGTCTCGATCACCTGCGGCGGCGGCCGGTACACCACGGCCCTCGAACGCTCCGACCGCGACCTCACCTACTGGGGCTCGCTCAGTGGCGTCGGCCAGGTGGACTGCTGGCTGCCCGTCCCCGACCAGCAGCGGGTCGGCGGCAAGAGCTGGTACTGGTGCTTCCACACCACCGGCGGCCGCCAGCAGTACCGGCTGATCTCGATCGCCGACGGCACCGCCCACACCGACGTGCGCGAGCGCACCGACCGCGAACTCTCCCAGTGGGGTTCGCTGAACGGCCTGAACCGGGTGGACTGCTTCCTGCCGGTCCCGGACTGCCAGCGGGTCGGCGGGAGCAGCGAGTACTGGGTGTTCAGCGGCCAGAACTACCGCCGGATCTCGATCGCCGACGGCAGCGGCCACCCGGACCGGCTGGTCTCCGGCGACCGCTCCTGCGACGCCTGGGCCTCGCTTTCCTGA
- a CDS encoding TIGR03086 family metal-binding protein: protein MTAVQDARPQYLLALDQLEKLVATITPADLERPTPCTEFTLRQLLNHVVGGIHRCAYLGEGGRSQDIVPAIEDPGDDGWPAALGRARARATAAWAQDAKLGRPTVAPWGEVPGAMVVGGYVMEAVTHSWDIAQALDSGFALDDALAHTALAIAEVVLPPESRVEGVPFAEVQPVAEDADVHARLAAWLGRAS from the coding sequence ATGACCGCCGTCCAGGACGCCCGGCCGCAGTACCTGCTCGCCCTCGACCAGCTGGAGAAGCTGGTCGCCACGATCACCCCGGCCGACCTCGAACGGCCCACCCCCTGTACCGAGTTCACGCTGCGGCAGCTGCTGAACCACGTGGTCGGCGGCATCCACCGCTGCGCGTACCTGGGTGAGGGCGGCCGGTCCCAGGACATCGTGCCCGCCATCGAGGACCCGGGGGACGACGGCTGGCCGGCCGCGCTGGGCCGCGCCCGCGCCCGGGCGACCGCCGCCTGGGCGCAGGACGCCAAGCTCGGCCGCCCGACCGTCGCGCCCTGGGGCGAGGTTCCCGGCGCCATGGTGGTCGGCGGCTACGTGATGGAGGCGGTGACCCACAGCTGGGACATCGCGCAGGCCCTGGACAGCGGCTTCGCGCTGGACGACGCCCTGGCGCACACCGCACTGGCCATCGCCGAGGTCGTCCTGCCGCCCGAGAGCCGGGTCGAGGGCGTCCCCTTCGCCGAGGTGCAGCCGGTCGCCGAGGACGCCGACGTCCACGCCCGACTGGCCGCCTGGCTGGGCCGCGCGAGCTGA
- a CDS encoding acyltransferase family protein — translation MAHPLATLRRAAEKVDAQTPATRDRALDGLRALALLAVPVGHWMLGGFTLSPDGALHNASPLSSLGFFAPISWGLQMLGVFFLVGGHSSVRSLERARNRGETYGSWLRGRSVRLLRPVLGVTAVWALLVPLLPALGVPADTVRTGATLVVQPLWYIAVYLGLTALTPLCVAAGRRLGGWSAGLLVVSVAAVDLLRYGPWAQAVPSWVALLNILPGWLFGYQLGVLWAQGRLGRPAARVLLLGGGALFAVLLLVFHYPASMVGVPGAERTNSHPPSLLVLALAAFQCGAAMLLRERLGRLLTGRPLLWLPVVVVNLSAMTIFCWHQSAMLAVAVPGAAGLGAVPGLTTAPDSLGWVAARLALLPLFGVALAAIGWFTRRFDGPWTSFSRAGKAVAGTAAALFAAYALGVV, via the coding sequence ATGGCCCACCCGCTCGCCACCCTGCGCCGCGCCGCCGAGAAGGTCGACGCGCAGACGCCCGCCACCCGCGACCGCGCCCTGGACGGACTGCGCGCCCTCGCCCTGCTCGCCGTCCCGGTCGGGCACTGGATGCTCGGCGGCTTCACCCTCTCCCCCGACGGCGCCCTGCACAACGCCAGCCCGCTCTCCTCGCTCGGCTTCTTCGCCCCGATCAGCTGGGGCCTCCAGATGCTCGGGGTGTTCTTCCTGGTCGGCGGCCACTCCTCGGTCCGCTCACTGGAACGGGCCCGGAACCGCGGTGAGACCTACGGCAGTTGGCTACGCGGCCGTTCGGTGCGACTGCTGCGCCCGGTGCTCGGGGTGACGGCGGTCTGGGCGCTGCTGGTCCCGCTGCTGCCCGCGCTCGGCGTGCCCGCGGACACCGTGCGCACCGGCGCGACGCTGGTGGTGCAGCCGCTCTGGTACATCGCCGTCTACCTGGGGCTGACCGCGCTCACCCCGCTCTGCGTGGCCGCCGGGCGCCGGCTGGGCGGCTGGTCGGCGGGCCTGCTGGTGGTCTCGGTCGCCGCCGTCGACCTGCTGCGGTACGGGCCGTGGGCGCAGGCCGTGCCGTCCTGGGTGGCGCTGCTGAACATCCTGCCGGGGTGGCTCTTCGGCTACCAGCTGGGCGTGCTCTGGGCGCAGGGCCGGCTCGGCCGCCCGGCGGCCCGGGTGCTGCTGCTCGGCGGCGGTGCGCTGTTCGCGGTGCTGCTGCTGGTGTTCCACTACCCGGCCAGCATGGTCGGCGTGCCCGGGGCCGAGCGCACCAACTCGCACCCGCCGTCCCTGCTGGTGCTCGCCCTGGCGGCGTTCCAGTGCGGCGCCGCGATGCTGCTGCGGGAGCGGCTGGGCCGGCTGCTGACGGGCCGTCCGCTGCTGTGGCTGCCGGTGGTCGTGGTCAACCTGTCGGCGATGACGATCTTCTGCTGGCACCAGAGCGCGATGCTCGCGGTGGCGGTGCCGGGCGCGGCCGGGCTGGGTGCCGTCCCGGGGCTGACCACCGCACCGGACTCGCTCGGCTGGGTGGCCGCCCGGCTGGCGCTGCTTCCGCTGTTCGGGGTCGCCCTGGCGGCGATCGGGTGGTTCACCCGGCGGTTCGACGGGCCGTGGACGTCCTTCTCCCGGGCCGGGAAGGCGGTGGCCGGCACTGCGGCGGCGCTGTTCGCGGCGTACGCGCTCGGCGTGGTGTGA
- a CDS encoding MmcQ/YjbR family DNA-binding protein: MVTFEEFRAMALALPEAAQEPTWDIETLRVRSRIFAMGAPDGDRVTVKASPEDQAELLAAEPEVFSSAPYVGRHGWVSVRLSLVDPDELRDLVTEAWRRTAPKRLVREFDA, from the coding sequence ATGGTGACGTTCGAGGAATTCCGCGCGATGGCCCTGGCCCTGCCCGAGGCCGCCCAGGAGCCGACCTGGGACATCGAGACGCTGCGGGTCCGCAGCCGGATCTTCGCGATGGGCGCCCCCGACGGGGACCGGGTCACCGTCAAGGCCTCTCCCGAGGACCAGGCCGAACTTCTCGCCGCCGAGCCCGAGGTGTTCTCCTCCGCCCCCTACGTCGGGCGGCACGGCTGGGTGAGCGTCCGGCTGAGCCTGGTCGACCCGGACGAGCTGCGCGACCTGGTCACCGAGGCCTGGCGGCGGACGGCACCGAAGCGGCTGGTCCGGGAGTTCGACGCCTGA
- a CDS encoding glyoxal oxidase: protein MAELRQDEVAALGQEHAEEHARMRAAIRGIGDYPQTTRTNRYNALTASQADHNKAFDPAVFGAFRQYFDSPDFGDHVALLPTGKVLLFSFERIETNPEKEPAPTQTTGKENAGRAFLWDPRKNYGPDAFKQVNPPVVDMPDGLGEKRPAPFFCSGHSFLPNGMLGVFGGNLGGNGGTGAKLSLIFDPWTETWTRNPDMSVGRWYPSVVTGADGRQLIMSGQSELGYGTPTPVVERFPAKPFAVPVRKTDLPTDTPVDRFKVDAPFTTDYPHLFSLNDGNVYGFGRQPAEQWKFDPVVESRSDLAARPDGRKRNYGSAVLLPNGTNGPDSALILGGDRDNPSTLRFSNGTWTAEKSRAFGRTQDDTILLPTGRLMTVNGAYDIRDYGNGPYNPNADLKYRQIELRDDQGNWQLGPVQRLPRGYHSNAVVLPDGRVLVTGDELQQLANNTDVNRTVSGIPGTAGPVTMNGTIEIYEPAYLHQGSRPDLDDAPTVPIGYDKKFTVSSSTSDQVVKAVLLAPTTSTHSVNTSQRYLDLRITSQAGNRIQLQAPPDAKAAPPGWYMIFLLDGKGVPSEAKWIQLTPSV, encoded by the coding sequence ATGGCCGAACTGCGGCAGGACGAGGTCGCGGCACTCGGCCAGGAGCACGCCGAGGAGCACGCCCGGATGCGCGCTGCCATCCGCGGCATCGGCGACTACCCGCAGACCACCCGCACCAACCGGTACAACGCACTGACGGCCTCCCAGGCCGACCACAACAAGGCCTTCGACCCGGCGGTGTTCGGCGCGTTCAGGCAGTACTTCGACTCCCCCGACTTCGGCGACCACGTCGCACTCCTCCCGACCGGCAAGGTGCTGCTCTTCTCCTTCGAACGGATCGAGACCAACCCGGAGAAGGAGCCCGCCCCCACCCAGACCACCGGCAAGGAGAACGCCGGCCGGGCGTTCCTCTGGGACCCGAGGAAGAACTACGGACCGGACGCGTTCAAGCAGGTCAACCCGCCGGTCGTCGACATGCCGGACGGCCTCGGCGAGAAGCGCCCGGCGCCGTTCTTCTGCTCCGGCCACTCCTTCCTGCCCAACGGCATGCTCGGCGTCTTCGGCGGCAACCTCGGCGGCAACGGCGGCACCGGCGCCAAGCTCTCGCTGATCTTCGACCCGTGGACGGAGACCTGGACCCGCAACCCCGACATGTCGGTCGGCCGCTGGTACCCCTCCGTGGTGACCGGCGCCGACGGCCGCCAGCTGATCATGTCCGGCCAGTCCGAACTCGGCTACGGCACCCCCACCCCGGTGGTCGAGCGCTTCCCCGCAAAGCCCTTCGCCGTCCCGGTGAGGAAGACCGACCTGCCCACCGACACCCCGGTGGACCGGTTCAAGGTGGACGCCCCGTTCACCACCGACTACCCGCACCTGTTCTCGCTCAACGACGGCAACGTCTACGGGTTCGGCCGCCAGCCCGCCGAGCAGTGGAAGTTCGACCCGGTCGTCGAGTCCCGCAGCGACCTGGCGGCCCGCCCCGACGGCCGCAAGCGCAACTACGGCTCCGCGGTGCTGCTCCCCAACGGCACCAACGGCCCGGACTCCGCGCTGATCCTCGGCGGCGACCGCGACAACCCGAGCACCCTGCGCTTCTCCAACGGCACCTGGACGGCCGAGAAGTCCCGCGCCTTCGGCCGCACCCAGGACGACACCATCCTGCTGCCCACCGGCCGGCTGATGACCGTCAACGGCGCCTACGACATCCGCGACTACGGCAACGGCCCGTACAACCCCAACGCGGACCTCAAGTACCGCCAGATCGAGCTGCGCGACGACCAGGGCAACTGGCAGCTCGGCCCGGTCCAGCGCCTCCCGCGCGGCTACCACTCCAACGCGGTCGTGCTGCCGGACGGACGCGTCCTGGTCACCGGCGACGAGCTCCAGCAGCTGGCCAACAACACGGACGTCAACCGCACGGTCAGCGGCATCCCCGGCACCGCGGGGCCGGTCACCATGAACGGCACCATCGAGATCTACGAGCCCGCCTACCTGCACCAGGGCAGCCGGCCCGACCTGGACGACGCGCCGACCGTGCCGATCGGCTACGACAAGAAGTTCACGGTCTCCAGCTCGACCTCGGACCAGGTGGTCAAGGCCGTCCTGCTCGCGCCGACCACCTCCACCCACTCGGTCAACACCAGCCAGCGGTACCTCGACCTGCGGATCACCAGCCAGGCCGGCAACCGGATCCAGTTGCAGGCCCCGCCGGACGCCAAGGCCGCGCCGCCCGGCTGGTACATGATCTTCCTCCTCGACGGCAAGGGCGTGCCGAGCGAGGCGAAGTGGATCCAGCTCACCCCGTCCGTCTGA
- a CDS encoding helix-turn-helix transcriptional regulator, producing MKADRLLSILLLLQTRGRVSATELAERLEVSVRTIYRDVDSLSAAGVPVFTERGRHGGIGLLPGYRTDVTGLTADEAKALFVLSARGAHSDLGLDGALGSALRKVMAALPAPHRPAAERTSERILVDPARWMQGAAPGGAPGPDLGELQYAVFADRRLRLRYRHGGAPGPVEYTVDPYGLVNKAGVWYLVADLHGEPRLFRADRVLAAETAEEAVRRRAGVGLGDAWAVLREQVERLPVEVPVRVRVRRGRLDMFLRIHGGRVTAPPPEAVIGPAEDWVEVAMAFPAPAAVRSLLALGADVEVLAPPAARRELARAAAEALRLYQDQGP from the coding sequence ATGAAGGCCGACCGCCTGCTCTCGATCCTCCTGCTGCTCCAGACCCGCGGCCGGGTGTCCGCCACCGAACTCGCCGAGCGGCTGGAGGTGTCCGTCCGCACCATCTACCGGGACGTGGACTCGCTCTCCGCCGCCGGGGTGCCGGTGTTCACCGAGCGCGGGCGGCACGGCGGCATCGGCCTGCTGCCCGGCTACCGCACCGACGTCACCGGGCTGACCGCGGACGAGGCCAAGGCGCTGTTCGTGCTCTCCGCCCGCGGCGCGCACAGCGACCTCGGGCTGGACGGCGCGCTCGGCTCGGCGCTGCGCAAGGTGATGGCGGCGCTGCCCGCCCCGCACCGGCCGGCCGCCGAGCGGACCAGCGAGCGGATCCTGGTGGACCCGGCCCGGTGGATGCAGGGCGCCGCGCCGGGTGGCGCGCCCGGTCCGGACCTGGGCGAGCTTCAGTACGCGGTCTTCGCCGACCGGCGGCTGCGGCTGCGCTACCGGCACGGCGGGGCGCCCGGGCCGGTGGAGTACACCGTCGACCCGTACGGGCTGGTGAACAAGGCGGGCGTCTGGTACCTGGTGGCCGATCTGCACGGGGAGCCGCGGCTGTTCCGGGCGGACCGGGTGCTGGCCGCGGAGACCGCCGAGGAGGCGGTGCGCCGCCGGGCCGGGGTGGGGCTCGGCGACGCCTGGGCGGTGCTGCGCGAGCAGGTGGAGCGCCTGCCGGTGGAGGTGCCGGTCCGGGTGCGGGTCCGGCGCGGGCGGCTGGACATGTTCCTGCGGATCCACGGCGGCCGGGTCACCGCGCCGCCGCCGGAGGCGGTCATCGGGCCGGCCGAGGACTGGGTGGAGGTGGCGATGGCCTTCCCGGCGCCGGCCGCCGTCCGCTCGCTGCTGGCGCTGGGCGCGGACGTGGAGGTGCTGGCCCCGCCGGCCGCCCGGCGCGAGCTGGCCCGGGCGGCGGCGGAGGCGCTGCGGCTGTACCAGGACCAGGGGCCTTAG
- a CDS encoding alpha/beta hydrolase, with translation MRNRRRWKRVLIGAFAGCAVLADAGASAAAAAVSSEQLAISTPPAGSAAWIQDHSFGRTLPDPATTTPAAAAEFFASLAPTELDRLIQAYPLVVGNYDGAPLDLRYRANRIALAAERDKARTRAADRTLDSDTRALAVSRANDVDHLLAPGRQILAFDPRGRGLVTEVWGDLADAERISVVVPGSDADLGHFDQAVDPLRSPAGMARALHAEEQRQAPGTRTAVVSWTGYVTPSGLGPDAATSRLADVAAPRLQRLLAGLKETTRPDAPPSLLCHSYGSVVCGTAAPEIPRAAASPSDTSGITDMMVFGSPGMGVQSTAELGTGVHVWATRNPSDWIGNVPFLEVGGLGHGADPTASGFGSEQISSARAVGHTGYFTEGTDSLHNFAAISLGHYQDVIRPNS, from the coding sequence GTGCGCAACCGTCGGCGCTGGAAGCGGGTACTGATCGGGGCGTTCGCGGGCTGTGCCGTGCTGGCCGACGCCGGCGCCTCGGCCGCAGCGGCCGCGGTCTCCTCCGAACAACTGGCGATCTCCACGCCCCCGGCCGGCAGCGCTGCCTGGATCCAGGACCACTCCTTCGGCCGAACGCTGCCCGACCCGGCCACCACCACCCCGGCCGCCGCCGCCGAGTTCTTCGCCTCGCTCGCACCCACCGAGCTCGACCGGCTGATCCAGGCGTACCCGCTGGTCGTCGGCAACTACGACGGCGCCCCGCTGGACCTGCGCTACCGCGCCAACCGGATCGCCCTGGCCGCCGAACGCGACAAGGCCCGCACCCGCGCCGCCGACCGGACGCTCGACTCCGACACCCGCGCGCTGGCCGTCTCCCGCGCCAACGACGTCGACCACCTGCTCGCCCCCGGTCGGCAGATCCTCGCCTTCGACCCGCGCGGCCGCGGCCTGGTCACCGAGGTGTGGGGCGACCTCGCCGACGCCGAACGGATCTCCGTCGTCGTCCCCGGCTCGGACGCCGACCTCGGCCACTTCGACCAGGCCGTCGACCCGCTGCGCTCCCCGGCCGGCATGGCCCGCGCCCTCCACGCCGAGGAGCAGCGCCAGGCCCCGGGCACCCGTACCGCCGTGGTGTCCTGGACCGGTTACGTCACCCCCTCCGGCCTCGGCCCGGACGCGGCCACCTCCCGGCTCGCCGACGTCGCCGCCCCCCGGCTGCAGCGGCTGCTCGCCGGACTCAAGGAGACCACCCGCCCGGACGCGCCCCCGTCGCTGCTCTGCCACTCGTACGGCTCGGTGGTCTGCGGCACCGCCGCCCCCGAGATCCCGCGCGCGGCCGCCTCGCCGTCCGACACCTCCGGCATCACCGACATGATGGTCTTCGGCAGCCCCGGCATGGGCGTGCAGAGCACCGCCGAGCTGGGCACCGGCGTCCACGTCTGGGCCACCCGCAACCCCAGCGACTGGATCGGCAACGTGCCGTTCCTGGAGGTCGGCGGGCTCGGCCACGGCGCCGACCCGACCGCGAGCGGCTTCGGCTCCGAGCAGATCTCCTCGGCCCGCGCCGTCGGCCACACCGGCTACTTCACCGAGGGCACCGACAGCCTGCACAACTTCGCGGCGATCTCGCTCGGCCACTACCAGGACGTGATCCGGCCCAACTCCTAG
- a CDS encoding alpha/beta hydrolase: MRRFRAGRTIAAAAVALAAVLGAGGWATDTQTPLTGPPPGTAAWTADTSLGLRLPDPATAAPAQVASFFAELPQDRQGALAARHPLVVGNLDGAPVALRYRANALALAAERTRELARATDPSLTPQDHEAARTRAERYRTLLDGDRQILAFDPRGRGQVAEVYGDLATARRTAVIVPGSDIDLLRFDRTADPYGTPAGMARALRAEEQQQAADTQTAVVAWAGYTTPVGLGVDAATEDLARAGATRLTRLLDGLAVSTRPEAPPTVFCHSYGSVVCGLAHPSPARASGLVVLGSPGMGVDSAADLDHGVPLWATARNGSDWIGDVPNVRLLGLGHGADPTAPGFGARPLPATGSHGHTGYFAPGTASLAAYAAVALGRG, from the coding sequence ATGCGCAGATTTCGGGCCGGACGGACGATCGCCGCCGCCGCGGTGGCACTGGCCGCGGTGCTCGGCGCGGGCGGCTGGGCCACCGACACCCAGACCCCCCTCACCGGACCGCCGCCCGGCACCGCCGCCTGGACGGCCGACACCTCGCTCGGCCTGCGACTGCCCGACCCGGCCACCGCCGCCCCGGCCCAAGTCGCCTCGTTCTTCGCCGAGTTGCCCCAGGACCGGCAGGGGGCGCTGGCCGCCCGGCACCCGCTGGTGGTCGGCAACCTGGACGGCGCCCCGGTCGCCCTCCGCTACCGGGCCAACGCCCTGGCCCTCGCCGCCGAACGCACCCGCGAACTCGCCCGCGCCACCGACCCCTCCCTCACCCCGCAGGACCACGAGGCCGCCCGCACCCGCGCCGAGCGCTACCGCACCCTGCTGGACGGCGACCGGCAGATCCTCGCCTTCGACCCGCGCGGCCGCGGCCAGGTCGCCGAGGTGTACGGCGACCTGGCCACCGCCCGCCGCACCGCCGTGATCGTCCCCGGCTCGGACATCGACCTGCTCCGCTTCGACCGCACCGCCGACCCGTACGGCACTCCCGCCGGCATGGCCCGCGCCCTCCGCGCCGAGGAGCAGCAGCAGGCCGCCGACACGCAGACCGCCGTGGTCGCCTGGGCCGGCTACACCACCCCGGTCGGCCTCGGCGTGGACGCCGCCACCGAGGACCTCGCCCGGGCCGGCGCCACCCGGCTGACCCGGCTGCTGGACGGACTCGCCGTCAGCACCCGCCCCGAGGCCCCGCCCACGGTGTTCTGCCACAGCTACGGCTCGGTGGTCTGCGGCCTGGCCCACCCCAGCCCGGCCCGGGCCTCCGGCCTGGTGGTGCTGGGCTCGCCCGGCATGGGCGTCGACTCGGCCGCCGACCTCGACCACGGCGTCCCGCTCTGGGCCACCGCCCGCAACGGCTCCGACTGGATCGGCGACGTGCCCAACGTCCGGCTGCTCGGCCTCGGCCACGGCGCCGACCCGACCGCCCCCGGCTTCGGCGCCCGCCCGCTGCCCGCCACCGGATCCCACGGCCACACCGGCTACTTCGCCCCCGGCACCGCCTCCCTCGCCGCCTACGCCGCCGTCGCCCTCGGCCGCGGCTGA